The sequence GATGCCCCACAAGGCTAGCCTGGCCGACGCGGAGTGACGCGGCCAGGCGGCCGAGCTGTTTGATCGCGGTCGTCTCTTCGTCACAACTCTGCTGAACACTATGGACTCCATTACAGGATGTACCAGTGTTTACAATGCGTGCGGGCTGCGCGCCTCTAGGCCAAGGCCGTAGGAACACCACCGTTCCTGTTTTCGCAGTACACTGCCCGACCCGCTGGACCCGGGTTCACACCGTACCTGCCAGGAGTGTGGCCTATTGTTAAGCAGGATGGTGCACGGTTCGCCATAACGATTGGAGACATCACGACTCCCGACCGCTTTCATCGACGGCCTCAGCCGACAGACCGGCCGTGCCGCCGGAACGCCCAGGGGACTCCGTCGTCTCCGGAGTGAGGTGCAGGGAATAGAACCGGACACACCATTTGCTTTCACCCCATGCCTCCAACGCGCCGACGGCAGAGCCGGGAGCACCGTCTCGCGAGCCCGCTCGCGATGCGCGACGCAACTCGCCCTCCTCGGGACAAACCCCAAGATGTTCTTTGCAGCGTGAGACGAAGCGCTGTGTCCGCGGGGCACGTGTTCGTCCGAGGGTCATGCGTCGTAACAGGCGAGCAGAATGACCGCGTCTCCGCTGTGCGGTTGCTCCGAACGTGCACGAACTGCTTGCGCCTCGCTCCGAACCCACGTAACACTGCCATCGGGCGCCGTGGCAGACATCACGAACGTAGGCTGAATAGGCCAGGCGTCCCGACGTGCGACGACCAGTAGCGGAGGCGGCCCGCTCCTCATGCCGGCGATTCAGCTCAGTGCCCCTGACTGGCCTCGCCGGTCAGCGGGGTGCGGGAAGAGCGGTAACGACCTTCGTCTCATCGTCGCCACGCCTGGGAGATCCTGGCGTGCGCGGTGGGACGGAGGGATCACCCCCGGCCTGTCGGACGTCGCGGGTCACTCCGGAGCCGCTCCACGCACTGTCGCGGCGTGAGGATCGCAAAATCGAGTCGAGCGCGGCCAATGGGGAAATGCTTGACATTGCCCGTGATGATGGCGTCGGCGCGGCCGCCCAGCGCGACTTCAACGAACATGCGATCCTCGGGATCAGGAAGGGGACCCCTGAACGGTACGGCGATGACCTGCGTGGCAATGGCGCACAGGGTGTTGAGAAGGGAGGTTCGCTCCGCCGGATCAAAGCCGACCTGGCGCGAGGTCACCTCATCGACTCGGCGATGATCCGGGAATCGAGCAGGAGACGCAGCTCTCCCTGGAGGATCAGCTGCAGGACCTCAGCCGGCGGGCTGGCGCCCGATAGCATCCCTGACACCAGGACGTTGGTGTCTACCACGACGACGCGCACCAGTCTTCAGCGCTCCCGCTTGCGTCGTGCCTTTCGGACGGCGGCGACCTCCTCGATCACTTCCGTCATCGACAGCTCGTCCGCACCGGCGACCCTCGCCGCAGCCTGCAGCCTCGCGAGCGCCAGGAGTGCACGCCCCCGATTCCAGGCGTCCATGGCCGTTTCGAGGTCACCATCGATCACAGGGATCAACAGGGCCTTGGGCTCGCCTTCGGCGACCAGCGAAAGCGCCTCACCCTCGGCCAGGCGTTCGAGAACTCGGCCGGGGGTGTTGCGCAGTTCACGATATGTGACGGTCTCTCTGGCCATGGTAGCGGGAATGGCTACAATCAGGCTACACACCGCGGGGGAGCATGTCAATGCCGCCGGGGCTGCGGTCCGAGCAGGAACGATGTTGAGCGCCGGCAGGCGCTCGCCGCGGCCGCCGCGGCGATATGCGTGAAGCGCCGGTGACTGGCGCGTGCGGTCCCCAGTGGCATCTTCCTCCGCATGCGATCCCCTGCCCTCTCCTGCCTCCTCGTCCTCGCGGGCTGTGCGACGGCCACGCGCACGCCGGCGCCACAGTACGATGCCTTCGCGGTGAAGTTCGGGGCGCTCGCCAACTTTCGCGTGCGCGGCCTCATCGCAGGGGCTGATACCGCGCGACGTATCGACGCGACCTTGATGGTCTGGCCGCTGCGAGCCGCGAACGGCGACATCATCATGGTCGACGCCGGCTTCACTCGCGAGAAGTTCCTCACCCAATGGAAGCCGGTCGACTACGTCACGCCGGACAGTGCACTGCGTCGGGCCGGCTTCGACCCCGCGCGAGTGACCGACATCATCATCTCGCACATCCATTGGGATCATGCCGACGGGGTCGAGCGGTTTCCCAATGCACGCATCTGGCTCCAGCGCGACGAGTTTGACTACTACGTCGGCCCCAACGGTGAAGCAAAGGCTCCGGCGATCGACCCCGAGGTCGCGGCGATGTACCGACGGCTCTTCGCCGCGGGGCGCATTCGCTTGGCAGCCGGCGACTCCGCCGAGGTCCGGCCGGGGATCCGCGTGCACACCGGGGGCAAGCACACCTGGGCGTCGCAGTTTGTCTCAGTACGCACCTCACACGGCACCGTGGTGATCGCGTCCGACAACGCCTACCTGTACGAGAACCTCGACCAGTCGCGCCCGCTCGCGCAGACCCTCGACTCCCTGTCCAACCTCCGCGCGCAGCGTACCATGCGTGCGCTCGCCAGCTCACCCGCACTCGTCATCCCGGGCCACGACCCGGCCGTGATGACGCGCTTTCCAGCCTCCGGAACCGGCGCCGTCGCCCTCCGCCCTAAGGACTGAACCATGATCGCACTCCTCCTCGCGGCCATCGCGCTCGCAACGCCCGCCGATTCCACGCCCAGCGCGAAGACCCTCGCCCGCCTCCTGGCCGAACAGGAGCAACGCATGAAGTCCGAGGGCCAGGGACTCCTCGGCGGCGGTGAGGCACGAATGCCCGACCTCTCCACCGCGCGCGTCGTGCGTAACGCCGAGCGTGCGCGGACAATCGTCAACACCCTCGACGCCCTCGTGCCGAAGGAACTCACGGCGGACGAGTGGCTCACTTCACGCATCCTGCGGTTCGAGCACGTCGCGGCGATCGAGGAAGGGCGCTACCACCACATCTCGTTCGCCTTCATCACCCCGTACCAGTCGCCGCTCTCCGCGCTCTCGGGCACCTTCGCACAACTCCCGCTGACCTCGCAGCGTGACGCCGATCGTTACCTCGCGATGATCGACTCGGTGGCCATCCTGGCCGATACGATCCGTGGGAAGCTCGAGGAACGGCGCGCGCGCAAGGTGCTCCTCCCGAAGGACGAGATCCGGCTGGTGGTCCCCTTCGTGCGCGGGTTTGCACCGGTTGCGTCGCAGAGCCCGTTCCTGCCCTCACCTGAGCGCCTCGCGCGCCTCCCCGAGTCGGTGCGGGCGTCGTTCGCCACCGCGTTAGGCGCGCGGCTCGACTCCAAGGTGCGTCCCGCCTTCGAACGGCTCGCGGCGTACCTGGAAGGCCCCTACCTCGCCGAAGCACCAACGGCGGTTGGACTCGGCCAGTACCCCGATGGCCCGTCGTACTACCGCGCCCTGGTGCGTCGGTCGACCACCATGGACGTCACCCCCGAGCAGGTGCACGCGATCGGCCTGGCCGAGGTGGCCCGCATCGACAGCGCGATGGCCGCGATCCGCGCTGAACTCGGCTTCACCGGAACCCGCGAAGCATTCCACGCCCAACTCGGGAAGGATCCGCGCTTCTTCGCCAAGGTGCCCGAGGAGTTCGGGGCGAAGCTGATGTACCACGACGCGCGCATCCGGCCGCGCATCGCCGAGTTGTTCGCTCGCGTGCCCCGTGCCCAGGGTGACGTGGC comes from Gemmatimonadota bacterium and encodes:
- a CDS encoding PIN domain-containing protein; its protein translation is MTSRQVGFDPAERTSLLNTLCAIATQVIAVPFRGPLPDPEDRMFVEVALGGRADAIITGNVKHFPIGRARLDFAILTPRQCVERLRSDPRRPTGRG
- a CDS encoding PIN domain-containing protein; its protein translation is MRVVVVDTNVLVSGMLSGASPPAEVLQLILQGELRLLLDSRIIAESMR
- a CDS encoding N-acyl homoserine lactonase family protein: MRSPALSCLLVLAGCATATRTPAPQYDAFAVKFGALANFRVRGLIAGADTARRIDATLMVWPLRAANGDIIMVDAGFTREKFLTQWKPVDYVTPDSALRRAGFDPARVTDIIISHIHWDHADGVERFPNARIWLQRDEFDYYVGPNGEAKAPAIDPEVAAMYRRLFAAGRIRLAAGDSAEVRPGIRVHTGGKHTWASQFVSVRTSHGTVVIASDNAYLYENLDQSRPLAQTLDSLSNLRAQRTMRALASSPALVIPGHDPAVMTRFPASGTGAVALRPKD
- a CDS encoding DUF885 domain-containing protein, with product MIALLLAAIALATPADSTPSAKTLARLLAEQEQRMKSEGQGLLGGGEARMPDLSTARVVRNAERARTIVNTLDALVPKELTADEWLTSRILRFEHVAAIEEGRYHHISFAFITPYQSPLSALSGTFAQLPLTSQRDADRYLAMIDSVAILADTIRGKLEERRARKVLLPKDEIRLVVPFVRGFAPVASQSPFLPSPERLARLPESVRASFATALGARLDSKVRPAFERLAAYLEGPYLAEAPTAVGLGQYPDGPSYYRALVRRSTTMDVTPEQVHAIGLAEVARIDSAMAAIRAELGFTGTREAFHAQLGKDPRFFAKVPEEFGAKLMYHDARIRPRIAELFARVPRAQGDVARLDPRLEASMTFGYYQVPTPADSMGHYMYNGSNLPERSMLGAASLVFHELIPGHHFQIATQRESTTLPYFRQRTTHTAFTEGWGEYAASLAGELGMYSDPYDRYGRLAMDMFLSCRLVVDTGMNALGWSRERAIAYLKEYTFQSAREIDTETLRYSVDLPGQALAYKMGSRELLRLREDARKRLGTRFDIKRWHAFVLDGGSMPMTLLRQRTDAWIAAGGL